The following coding sequences are from one Bradyrhizobium sp. 200 window:
- a CDS encoding helix-turn-helix domain-containing protein, with product MLWNIRKQQDVSRMSPNSVALEAPLVASPNQAMRAIQVSRKKLYELINTGELESYTEGKSRRITIKSINEYIERRLAAEAARRCRAASDRNDRSRP from the coding sequence ATGCTCTGGAACATCCGGAAACAACAGGATGTTTCGCGCATGTCTCCTAATTCCGTCGCGTTGGAAGCGCCGCTTGTAGCATCGCCGAACCAGGCGATGAGGGCTATCCAGGTCTCGCGCAAAAAGCTGTACGAGCTCATCAACACAGGCGAGTTGGAGAGCTACACGGAAGGCAAGTCACGCCGGATCACAATCAAATCAATCAACGAATACATCGAGCGCCGACTGGCGGCGGAAGCGGCGCGCCGCTGCCGTGCTGCATCCGATCGTAACGATCGGTCACGTCCCTAA